One genomic region from Colletes latitarsis isolate SP2378_abdomen chromosome 10, iyColLati1, whole genome shotgun sequence encodes:
- the LOC143346088 gene encoding uncharacterized protein LOC143346088 — protein sequence MHLNASFALLLLALAVVQAVPTTRIEKKSLVDEEPKIEEAGDDKDRSKKSTFCVKIGPEAQQNQDSTNVQSFNLVPQQSQTVPQIQTYNFQSAPQPVQAMSVIQSAPVVSQQSYVFPQQVVPPVHTLQIVQQPQPCPQQTSVNIIERQIEATAAPKTEIVTQAPAPVAKPEPKPEKIIAPEPQRMETINIVPVERPCNDKLVVVPPKPMVVIPEPTVVKVPHCPHHSHECNCVLSMGSLKNVNTGANHMSYMTIGEYPYEVMYRNHMHPDEVMRRHHVHPHHMAKLHLKMQYNAEFRYRTMHLNASFAVLLLALAMAQAVPATRIEKKSLTEDAIELEEVDDVDDNDRSKKSTFLVDVRPAAENQESAKISLQSEGQSAVQTFNLIPQQCQTAPQIQTYNFQSAPQPVQAMSVIQSAPMVHQHSYVIPQQVVPPVHTLQIVQQPQPCPQQASVNIIERQIEATAAPETEIVTQPPAPKPKPEPKPEKIIAPEPQRMETINFVPVERPCNDKLVVVPPKPMVVIPEPTVVKVPHCPHHSHNCNCMQHGASFLQSVDNGDNHMSFMTMAERPYDVMYRNHMHPHHVAEMQSRMH from the exons ATGCACCTAAACGCCAGTTTCGCCCTTCTGCTGCTGGCTCTGGCGGTGGTCCAGGCCGTACCAACGACGAGGATCGAGAAGAAGTCGCTGGTCGACGAGGAACCGAAGATCGAGGAAGCTGGCGACGACAAAGACAGATCCAAGAAGTCGACCTTCTGCGTGAAGATCGGCCCCGAGGCTCAACAGAACCAAGACTCAACGAACGTCCAATCCTTCAATCTGGTTCCACAGCAGTCCCAAACAGTCCCACAGATTCAAACCTACAACTTTCAATCGGCTCCTCAGCCTGTCCAGGCTAtgagcgtgatccaaagcgcccCGGTGGTTTCGCAACAGTCATACGTGTTTCCTCAGCAAGTGGTTCCACCGGTCCACACCCTGCAGATCGTCCAACAGCCTCAACCTTGCCCCCAACAGACGTCTGTGAACATCATCGAGCGTCAGATCGAGGCAACTGCAGCTCCGAAAACCGAGATCGTCACTCAAGCGCCAGCTCCTGTAGCAAAACCTGAACCAAAACCAGAGAAGATCATCGCCCCGGAACCTCAACGGATGGAAACTATCAACATTGTTCCTGTGGAGCGTCCATGCAACGACAAGTTGGTCGTCGTTCCACCAAAGCCAATGGTCGTGATCCCTGAACCCACAGTGGTCAAGGTTCCACATTGCCCTCACCACTCTCACGAATGCAACTGTGTGCTGAGCATGGGGTCCTTGAAAAATGTCAACACGGGGGCCAACCATATGTCCTACATGACGATCGGCGAGTACCCGTACGAAGTCATGTATCGAAACCACATGCATCCTGACGAAGTCATGCGTCGACACCATGTGCACCCTCACCACATGGCGAAGTTGCACTTGAAAATGCAA TACAACGCTGAGTTTCGGTATCGCACGATGCATCTAAACGCCAGTTTCGCCGTTCTGTTGTTGGCTTTGGCAATGGCCCAGGCCGTGCCAGCTACGAGGATCGAGAAGAAGTCTCTAACCGAGGACGCGATAGAGCTCGAGGAAGTCGACGATGTCGACGACAACGACAGATCCAAGAAGTCTACCTTCTTGGTGGATGTTCGTCCTGCAGCAGAGAACCAAGAATCAGCGAAAATTTCGTTGCAATCCGAGGGGCAAAGCGCGGTGCAAACCTTCAACTTGATCCCCCAACAGTGTCAAACGGCACCACAGATTCAAACCTACAACTTCCAATCGGCCCCTCAGCCTGTCCAGGCTATGAGCGTCATCCAAAGCGCACCGATGGTTCACCAGCACTCCTACGTGATCCCTCAGCAAGTGGTTCCACCGGTCCACACCCTGCAGATCGTCCAACAGCCTCAACCTTGCCCCCAACAGGCGTCTGTGAACATCATCGAGCGTCAGATCGAGGCAACTGCAGCTCCGGAAACCGAGATCGTCACCCAACCGCCAGCCCCTAAACCAAAACCTGAACCAAAGCCAGAGAAGATCATCGCCCCGGAACCTCAACGGATGGAAACTATCAACTTTGTTCCTGTGGAGCGTCCATGCAACGACAAGTTGGTCGTCGTTCCACCAAAGCCAATGGTCGTGATCCCTGAACCCACAGTGGTCAAGGTTCCACATTGCCCTCACCACTCTCACAACTGCAACTGCATGCAACATGGTGCGAGCTTCTTGCAATCTGTCGACAACGGAGACAATCATATGTCCTTCATGACGATGGCGGAGCGCCCGTACGATGTCATGTATCGAAACCACATGCACCCTCACCACGTGgcggagatgcaatccagaatgcACTAG